The sequence GCTCGATCGCCGCCTCGGCGACCGGCGCCATGCGGGCATAGCCTTCGGCGAGCGGGTGGACCCCATCCTTGCTCAGCCCGCGCGCGAGCAGGCCGTGATCGTCCGCCAGCACCGAATAATAATCGGCAAACGCATAGCCGCGCTCGCTGCAGAACTGCCGCAGCCAGGCGTTCAGCGCGCGCAGTTCCTCGGGGTGCCGTTCGTTCAGCACGTCCTTGGACTGCTCGGTATAGTTGCTGACGGGCAGGACCGAGGCGAACACCACCTTGATGCCGTGGCGATCGGCCAGATCGGCCATCGTTTCGTAATTGGTCTCGATTTGCTCGGCCGTCTGGACCTGCAGGAAGCCCTGCACGTCGTTCACGCCGGCGAGGATCACCACTGCCGCCGGATCCAGCGCGATCACGTCCTGATGGAAGCGCAGGATCATCTGCGCGGTCACCTGGCTGCCGATGCCGCGATTGACGTAGGGCTTGCCGGGAAAGCTCGCCGTCAGATCCCACTTGTCGGTGATCGAATCGCCAAAGAACACCACGCGTTGTTCGCCGGGCTTGGGCGGCGCGAGCGCGGCATCGGCGGGCGCGTAAAGATAGCGCTCGCCGAAATCCTGCATCAGGCTCGGCACCAGCTTGGCACGGAACGGCCCGAGCCACTGGCCCCAATCCTTGTCCTGCACCGTCCGTCGCTCGGGCGAACTCTGATAATCGGGGCGCACCGGCGTCGGCGCCTGTGCTGCCAGCGGCGTGGCGGCGAGCAGCAGCGGCAGTATCGACCAAGCTCTCATTCGTGCGGTCTCCCGAAATCGGGGCGGGCGTCGTCCTGCCCCTGCTCGATGATCGAACGTCGCACCGCGCGGGTGCGGGTGAACAGGTCGAACAAAGCGTCGCCGTCGCCCCAGCGGATCGCGCGCTGCAGCATCGTCACGTCCTCGGTCAGGCGCTGCAGCACCTCGAGCACCGCCTCGCGATTGTTGAGGAACACGTCGCGCCACATCGTCGGATCGGACGCGGCGATGCGGGTGAAGTCGCGG is a genomic window of Sphingomonas nostoxanthinifaciens containing:
- a CDS encoding GDSL-type esterase/lipase family protein, whose protein sequence is MRAWSILPLLLAATPLAAQAPTPVRPDYQSSPERRTVQDKDWGQWLGPFRAKLVPSLMQDFGERYLYAPADAALAPPKPGEQRVVFFGDSITDKWDLTASFPGKPYVNRGIGSQVTAQMILRFHQDVIALDPAAVVILAGVNDVQGFLQVQTAEQIETNYETMADLADRHGIKVVFASVLPVSNYTEQSKDVLNERHPEELRALNAWLRQFCSERGYAFADYYSVLADDHGLLARGLSKDGVHPLAEGYARMAPVAEAAIERALASRASDARKRR